From a region of the Thermus caldilimi genome:
- a CDS encoding RNB domain-containing ribonuclease, with protein MAALVVYKGKPALAEEKGDRLELTLPGGERARVRPKDVLWLHPGPASLDLEVPAGEEEAAWELLQGQAVSLKELAELAFGAYTPETAYGAYLLAQRGERFALEGDRVRARTPEELAALLRAKRAREERERAFQEAVGRLKEGRWLEEDRPLLAEAEALALGERQESRLLRALALPETPEAAHALLLRLGLWRWENAHPRRLGLPLNPPDLPLPPLPEEAREDLTHLLAFAVDDEGSQDPDDAVYAEEVEGGFRLLVHVADVAALVPPGSPQDLEALRRGANLYLPEGTVPMLPQAATERLGLGLREVSPALTFELWVSEEGELLEERLYPSWVRVRRLTYREALGEPALGPLAALAQAFHRKRLSQGALDLSLPEVKVRLEEGRVRLTPLSPYESRLWVREAMLLAGYAAAHLALREGLPFPFATQEAPSRRVEGEGLAAMWEQRKLLKRAQLKAVPAPHRGLGLPLYAQVTSPLRRYLDLVAHQQLRAWLKGEKPLSQGELLERVGAAEAVADLVREAERRSKLHWTLVHLLEEGYEGPGVLVERRGGQGTFLLPELGLGAQVALAQPLPLNTEVRLRFLEADLPNLEARFALE; from the coding sequence GTGGCCGCGCTCGTCGTCTACAAGGGCAAGCCCGCCCTGGCGGAAGAGAAGGGGGACCGGCTGGAGCTCACCCTTCCCGGGGGGGAGCGGGCCCGGGTACGCCCCAAGGACGTCCTTTGGCTCCATCCCGGACCGGCCTCCTTGGACCTCGAGGTGCCCGCAGGGGAGGAGGAGGCCGCCTGGGAACTTCTGCAGGGCCAGGCGGTGAGCCTGAAGGAGCTTGCGGAGCTGGCTTTTGGCGCCTACACCCCGGAAACCGCCTACGGGGCCTACCTCCTGGCCCAAAGGGGGGAGCGGTTTGCCCTCGAGGGGGACCGGGTGCGGGCCCGAACCCCCGAGGAGCTTGCCGCCCTCCTGCGGGCCAAAAGGGCTAGGGAGGAGCGGGAGCGGGCCTTCCAGGAGGCGGTGGGGAGGCTCAAGGAGGGGAGGTGGCTTGAGGAGGACCGCCCCCTCCTGGCCGAGGCCGAGGCCCTGGCCCTTGGGGAGCGCCAGGAAAGCCGACTGCTCAGGGCCCTGGCCCTCCCGGAAACCCCGGAGGCCGCCCACGCCCTCCTCCTCCGCCTGGGCCTCTGGCGGTGGGAAAACGCCCATCCCCGGCGCCTGGGCCTTCCCCTGAACCCCCCAGACCTCCCCTTGCCCCCCCTGCCGGAGGAGGCCCGGGAAGACCTCACCCACCTCCTCGCCTTCGCCGTGGACGACGAGGGGAGCCAGGACCCGGACGACGCCGTCTACGCCGAAGAGGTGGAAGGGGGTTTCCGCCTCCTGGTGCACGTGGCGGACGTGGCCGCCCTGGTGCCCCCGGGGAGCCCCCAGGACCTGGAGGCCCTCCGCCGCGGGGCCAACCTCTACCTCCCCGAGGGCACGGTGCCCATGCTGCCCCAGGCCGCCACCGAGCGCCTGGGCCTGGGCCTAAGGGAGGTTTCCCCCGCCCTCACCTTTGAGCTTTGGGTTTCTGAGGAGGGGGAGCTTCTGGAGGAGCGGCTTTACCCTTCCTGGGTCCGGGTTAGGCGGCTCACCTACCGGGAAGCCCTGGGGGAACCCGCCCTGGGGCCCCTGGCCGCCTTGGCCCAGGCCTTTCACCGGAAGCGCCTTTCCCAGGGGGCCTTGGACCTGAGCCTCCCCGAGGTGAAGGTGCGCCTGGAGGAAGGGCGGGTGCGCCTCACCCCCTTGTCCCCCTACGAGAGCCGCCTCTGGGTGCGGGAGGCCATGCTCCTTGCGGGCTACGCCGCCGCCCACCTGGCCCTTAGGGAGGGCCTACCCTTCCCCTTCGCCACCCAGGAGGCCCCTTCCCGCAGGGTGGAAGGGGAGGGCCTGGCCGCCATGTGGGAGCAGAGGAAGCTCCTCAAGCGGGCCCAGCTCAAGGCGGTGCCCGCACCCCACAGGGGCCTGGGCCTTCCCCTTTATGCCCAGGTGACGAGCCCTTTAAGGCGCTACCTGGACCTGGTGGCCCACCAGCAGCTCAGGGCCTGGCTCAAGGGGGAAAAGCCCCTTTCCCAAGGGGAGCTTCTGGAAAGGGTGGGGGCGGCGGAGGCGGTGGCCGACCTGGTGCGGGAGGCGGAGCGCAGGAGCAAGCTCCACTGGACCCTGGTCCACCTCCTGGAAGAGGGCTACGAGGGGCCGGGGGTCTTGGTGGAGAGGCGGGGCGGGCAGGGGACCTTCCTCCTCCCCGAGCTGGGCCTCGGCGCCCAGGTGGCCCTGGCCCAGCCCCTTCCCCTAAACACCGAGGTCCGCCTCCGCTTCCTGGAGGCGGACCTCCCTAACCTGGAAGCCCGTTTTGCCCTGGAGTAG
- the lon gene encoding endopeptidase La: protein MKDVLRLELPVLPLRNTVILPHTTTGVDVGRPKSKRAVEEALNADRYIFLVTQKDPEVDDPTPEDLYAVGTLAVVKQAMRLPDGTLQVMVEARNRARLVSYVAAPYLRAVGEVLSEPPLQDPSLARVLVNEVQEAFERYLQNHKTLRLDRYQQEAVKSTLDPAILADLVAHHATWSLEEKQEILETPEVEERLKRALALLLRDLERFELDKKIAAQVKEQMDQNQREYYLREQMKAIQKELGGGEDFLSEIEELRERIEKKGMPEGVKEKALKELKRLERMQPGSPEATVSRTYLDWLLEVPWTEAEPEVLDISITRRVLEEDHYGLKDVKERILEYLAVRQLTQGKEVRGHAPILCFVGPPGVGKTSLGKSIARSMNRKFHRISLGGVRDEAEIRGHRRTYIGALPGKIIQGMKQVGVVNPVFLLDEIDKLSSDWRGDPASALLEVLDPEQNHTFTDHYLDVPYDLSKVFFITTANTLSTIPKPLLDRMEVIEIPGYTLPEKRAIARHFRWPFQVKEAGLEGKLEITDRAIERIVQEYTREAGVRNLDRELSKVARKAAKDYLESPWEGVRVVDAQDLEAYLGVPKYRPDRAEKAPQVGVAQGLAWTPYGGALLTIEAVAVPGTGKVNLTGNLGEVMKESAHAALTYLRAHREEWGLPEGFHKDFDLHIHVPEGATPKDGPSAGITMATALASALTGRPVRMDIAMTGEITLRGRVLPIGGVKEKLLAAHQAGIFRVVLPKENEPELKEVPEEILKDLEITFVEEVGEVLRLLLLPAAPPPVAPADRPQPGAGA, encoded by the coding sequence CACCTTGGCGGTGGTCAAGCAGGCCATGCGGCTGCCCGACGGCACCCTGCAGGTGATGGTGGAGGCTAGGAACCGGGCCCGCCTGGTTTCCTACGTGGCCGCCCCCTACCTGAGGGCCGTGGGAGAAGTGCTGTCCGAGCCTCCCCTGCAGGACCCAAGCCTCGCCCGGGTCCTGGTGAACGAGGTGCAGGAGGCTTTTGAACGCTACCTGCAAAACCACAAAACCCTGCGCCTGGACCGCTACCAGCAGGAAGCGGTGAAGAGCACCCTGGACCCCGCCATCCTGGCGGACCTGGTGGCCCACCACGCCACCTGGAGCCTCGAGGAAAAGCAGGAAATCCTGGAAACCCCGGAGGTGGAGGAAAGGCTTAAAAGGGCCCTGGCCCTGCTTCTTCGCGACCTGGAACGCTTTGAGCTGGACAAGAAGATCGCCGCCCAGGTCAAGGAGCAGATGGACCAGAATCAACGGGAGTACTACCTCCGGGAGCAGATGAAGGCCATCCAGAAGGAGCTCGGGGGCGGGGAGGATTTCCTCTCGGAGATCGAGGAGCTCCGGGAGCGCATCGAGAAAAAGGGCATGCCCGAGGGGGTCAAGGAAAAGGCCCTCAAGGAGCTTAAGCGCCTGGAGCGCATGCAGCCCGGCTCCCCCGAGGCCACGGTGAGCCGCACCTATCTGGACTGGCTCCTGGAGGTGCCCTGGACCGAGGCCGAACCCGAGGTGTTAGACATCTCCATCACCCGACGGGTGCTGGAGGAGGACCACTACGGCCTCAAAGACGTGAAGGAGCGCATCCTGGAGTACCTGGCGGTGCGCCAGCTTACCCAGGGGAAGGAGGTCAGGGGTCACGCCCCTATCCTTTGCTTCGTGGGGCCCCCGGGGGTGGGCAAGACCTCCTTGGGCAAGAGCATCGCCCGTAGCATGAACCGCAAGTTCCACCGCATCTCTTTAGGTGGCGTGCGGGATGAGGCGGAAATCCGGGGTCACCGGCGCACCTATATCGGAGCGCTTCCCGGGAAGATCATCCAGGGGATGAAGCAGGTGGGCGTGGTAAACCCTGTCTTCCTCCTGGACGAGATCGACAAGCTCTCCTCCGATTGGCGGGGGGACCCGGCCTCCGCTCTTCTGGAGGTCCTGGACCCCGAGCAGAACCACACCTTCACCGACCATTACCTGGATGTGCCCTACGACCTCTCCAAGGTCTTCTTCATCACCACCGCCAACACCCTAAGCACCATTCCCAAGCCCCTTCTGGACCGAATGGAGGTCATCGAGATCCCCGGCTACACCCTGCCGGAGAAGCGCGCCATCGCCCGTCACTTCCGCTGGCCCTTCCAGGTGAAGGAAGCGGGCCTCGAGGGCAAACTGGAGATCACCGACCGGGCCATCGAGCGTATCGTGCAGGAGTACACCCGGGAGGCGGGGGTGCGCAACCTGGACCGGGAGCTTTCCAAGGTGGCCCGCAAGGCCGCCAAGGACTACCTGGAAAGCCCCTGGGAGGGCGTGCGGGTGGTGGATGCCCAGGACCTCGAGGCCTACCTGGGGGTGCCCAAGTACCGCCCGGACCGGGCGGAGAAGGCTCCCCAGGTGGGGGTGGCCCAGGGCCTGGCCTGGACCCCCTATGGCGGGGCCCTCCTCACCATCGAGGCCGTGGCCGTGCCGGGCACGGGCAAGGTGAACCTCACGGGGAACCTGGGGGAGGTGATGAAGGAATCGGCCCACGCCGCCCTCACCTACCTGCGGGCCCACCGGGAGGAGTGGGGCCTGCCCGAGGGCTTCCACAAGGACTTTGACCTGCACATCCACGTACCGGAAGGGGCCACGCCCAAAGACGGCCCCTCCGCCGGCATCACCATGGCCACCGCCCTGGCCAGTGCCCTCACAGGGCGCCCCGTGCGTATGGACATCGCCATGACCGGGGAGATCACCCTGAGGGGCCGGGTTCTCCCCATCGGCGGGGTGAAGGAGAAGCTCCTCGCCGCCCACCAGGCAGGCATCTTCCGGGTGGTCCTCCCCAAGGAAAACGAACCCGAGCTCAAGGAGGTGCCCGAGGAAATCCTCAAGGACCTGGAAATTACCTTCGTGGAGGAGGTGGGGGAGGTGCTTAGGCTCCTCCTCCTCCCCGCGGCGCCCCCGCCCGTGGCCCCTGCCGACCGGCCGCAACCGGGTGCTGGAGCCTAA
- the icd gene encoding NADP-dependent isocitrate dehydrogenase — protein sequence MAYKHIQIPEGERITIQNGVLQVPDQPIIGFIEGDGTGPDIWRAARPVLDAAVEKAYGGKRKIAWAEIYAGEKANQVYGEPVWLPEETLDFIREYLVAIKGPLTTPVGGGIRSINVALRQELDLYACVRPVRWFQGVPSPVKHPELVNMVIFRENTEDIYAGIEWPAGSEEVQKVLDFLKREFPKAYAKIRFPETSGIGIKPVSKEGTERLVAAAIEYAIKEDLPSVTLVHKGNIMKFTEGAFREWGYALAREKYGATPLDGGPWYVLKNPRTGREIVIKDMIADNFLQQILLRPDEYSVIATLNLNGDYISDALAAQVGGIGIAPGANINYQTGHAVFEATHGTAPKYAGQDKVNPSSVILSGEMMLRYMGWNEAADLIIQAMERTIAKGLVTYDFHRLLQAEGKPATLLRTSEFGRALIEHM from the coding sequence ATGGCCTACAAACACATCCAAATCCCAGAGGGCGAAAGGATCACCATCCAAAACGGGGTTCTCCAGGTGCCGGACCAGCCCATCATCGGCTTCATCGAAGGGGATGGGACGGGGCCAGACATCTGGAGAGCCGCCAGGCCCGTCTTAGATGCCGCCGTAGAAAAGGCCTACGGGGGAAAGCGCAAAATCGCCTGGGCGGAGATCTACGCCGGGGAAAAGGCCAACCAGGTTTATGGGGAGCCTGTATGGCTACCCGAGGAAACCCTGGACTTCATCCGCGAGTACCTGGTGGCCATCAAAGGGCCCCTCACCACCCCGGTGGGCGGGGGCATCCGCTCCATCAACGTGGCCCTAAGGCAGGAGCTGGACCTTTACGCCTGCGTGCGCCCCGTGCGCTGGTTCCAGGGGGTCCCGAGCCCGGTGAAGCACCCCGAGCTGGTCAACATGGTCATCTTCCGGGAGAACACCGAGGACATCTACGCTGGGATTGAGTGGCCTGCAGGCAGCGAGGAGGTGCAAAAGGTCCTGGACTTCCTCAAGCGGGAGTTCCCCAAGGCCTACGCCAAGATCCGCTTCCCCGAAACCTCCGGCATCGGCATCAAGCCCGTGTCCAAGGAGGGCACGGAGCGCCTGGTGGCCGCGGCCATAGAGTACGCCATCAAGGAGGACCTGCCCAGCGTCACCCTGGTGCACAAGGGCAACATCATGAAGTTCACGGAAGGGGCCTTCCGGGAATGGGGCTACGCCCTGGCCCGGGAGAAGTACGGGGCCACGCCCCTGGATGGCGGACCCTGGTATGTGCTGAAAAACCCTAGGACCGGCAGGGAGATCGTCATCAAGGACATGATCGCCGACAACTTCCTGCAGCAGATCCTCCTCCGCCCCGACGAGTACTCGGTAATCGCCACCTTGAACCTCAACGGGGACTACATCTCCGACGCCTTGGCCGCCCAGGTGGGTGGAATCGGCATCGCCCCCGGGGCCAACATCAACTACCAAACGGGGCATGCGGTCTTTGAGGCCACCCATGGCACCGCCCCCAAGTATGCGGGCCAGGACAAGGTGAACCCCTCTAGCGTCATCCTCTCGGGGGAGATGATGCTCCGCTACATGGGCTGGAACGAGGCAGCAGACCTCATCATCCAGGCCATGGAGCGCACCATCGCCAAGGGGCTCGTTACCTACGACTTCCACCGCCTCCTTCAGGCCGAGGGTAAGCCCGCCACCCTCCTTAGAACCAGCGAGTTCGGCCGCGCCCTGATCGAACACATGTAG
- a CDS encoding NAD(P)/FAD-dependent oxidoreductase translates to MPDVLVVGAGIVGAASAYRLAEAGLWVLVLEKEATFAQGSTGRSAAGVRVQFSEPWNVLLSYHSILEYQRIPEAGYRPIGYLFLVPEALREVQEEALATQRALGVPVEKLALEAAQALVPFREEGLAYATYGPMDGIIDPHGVTAYYLREARRLGAEVRFFEPLLGAQPKGGVWRVATPKGRYEAPFLLLATGAWTGEVGRRLGLEIPIHPVRRMVYATAPAPFPHAFPLTIDLATGFYLRSEGPRVLLGRSNPAEPPGFAEGMDWEWLGPTLEAGLFRFPFLEGLALDRKASWWGYYEVTPDHNPILGFVEEGLLVAAGFSGHGVQQAAMVGRLMAEQVVHGKARSLDITPFRLERFREGRFLKEKGIV, encoded by the coding sequence ATGCCCGATGTCCTGGTGGTGGGGGCGGGGATCGTGGGGGCGGCCTCGGCCTACCGCCTGGCGGAGGCGGGGCTTTGGGTTTTGGTCCTGGAGAAGGAGGCCACCTTCGCCCAAGGCTCCACAGGGCGGAGCGCCGCTGGGGTCAGGGTGCAGTTCTCCGAGCCCTGGAACGTCCTCCTTTCCTACCACTCCATCCTGGAGTACCAAAGGATCCCGGAGGCCGGCTACCGGCCCATCGGCTACCTTTTCCTGGTGCCCGAGGCCTTGAGGGAGGTCCAGGAGGAAGCCTTGGCCACCCAGAGGGCTTTGGGGGTGCCGGTGGAAAAGCTCGCCCTCGAGGCGGCCCAAGCCCTGGTGCCCTTCCGGGAGGAGGGCCTGGCCTACGCCACCTACGGGCCCATGGACGGGATCATTGACCCCCACGGGGTGACCGCCTACTACTTGCGGGAGGCCAGGCGCCTTGGGGCCGAGGTGCGCTTTTTCGAGCCCCTGCTTGGGGCGCAGCCGAAGGGGGGCGTTTGGCGGGTGGCGACCCCCAAGGGGCGGTATGAGGCCCCTTTCCTGCTCTTGGCCACGGGGGCCTGGACAGGGGAGGTGGGGCGGAGGCTGGGCCTGGAGATCCCCATCCACCCCGTGCGGCGCATGGTCTATGCCACGGCCCCCGCCCCTTTCCCCCACGCCTTCCCCCTCACCATCGACCTGGCCACGGGCTTTTACCTGCGATCGGAGGGGCCCAGGGTGCTCCTGGGCCGCTCCAATCCCGCTGAGCCCCCTGGCTTCGCCGAGGGGATGGATTGGGAGTGGCTTGGGCCCACCCTCGAGGCGGGCCTTTTCCGCTTTCCCTTCCTGGAGGGGCTCGCCCTGGACCGGAAGGCCAGCTGGTGGGGCTACTACGAGGTGACCCCGGACCACAACCCCATCCTGGGTTTTGTGGAGGAGGGGCTTTTGGTGGCGGCGGGCTTTTCCGGCCACGGGGTGCAGCAGGCGGCCATGGTGGGGAGGCTCATGGCGGAGCAGGTGGTCCACGGGAAGGCGAGGAGCCTGGACATAACCCCGTTCCGCTTGGAGCGCTTCCGGGAGGGGCGTTTTCTGAAGGAGAAGGGGATCGTGTAG
- a CDS encoding molybdenum cofactor guanylyltransferase → MYTGVVIAGGLSRRFGEDKALYPYRGKPLIRWVLDSLQGAGERFVVANRPYPGLEVPVYPDLLPGGDSLSGLHSALFHARYPWVAVAATDLPFLSPGYWAFLYERALASPHPVVVAYNPEGHLEPLMAFYHKDCLPQVERQLREGDFLLRRVMEVLGATYIPAEAVVERFGAQVFLNANRKEELP, encoded by the coding sequence GTGTACACGGGTGTGGTGATCGCCGGGGGGCTTTCCCGCAGGTTCGGGGAGGACAAGGCCCTTTACCCCTATCGGGGGAAGCCCCTGATCCGGTGGGTTTTGGATAGCCTGCAGGGGGCGGGGGAGCGCTTCGTCGTGGCCAACCGGCCCTATCCGGGCCTCGAGGTGCCCGTCTATCCCGACCTCCTCCCGGGGGGAGATAGCCTTTCCGGCCTGCACTCCGCCCTCTTTCACGCCCGCTACCCCTGGGTGGCGGTGGCGGCCACGGACCTGCCCTTCCTGAGCCCGGGGTACTGGGCCTTTCTCTATGAGCGCGCCCTGGCCTCCCCCCACCCGGTGGTGGTGGCCTATAACCCGGAAGGCCACCTGGAGCCCCTCATGGCCTTCTATCACAAGGATTGCCTCCCCCAGGTGGAAAGGCAGCTTCGGGAAGGGGACTTCCTCCTCCGGCGGGTGATGGAGGTGTTGGGGGCCACCTACATCCCGGCGGAGGCGGTGGTGGAGCGCTTCGGGGCCCAGGTTTTCCTGAACGCCAACCGCAAGGAGGAGCTTCCCTAG
- a CDS encoding YbjN domain-containing protein: MRILLAGLLFLGLALGQAVVKGLTPAEVEGILKQAGLAYEKTGAQEFRLEMAGLTKVWLYLDFCQEERCGVLTLSAGFTLEEVPDLEAVNAWNRDRRLSRAFLDEGGTVWVESDLDLTGGVSLGAVRAFLDLFAEEILPAFMDHIGFEP; the protein is encoded by the coding sequence ATGAGGATATTGCTGGCGGGATTGTTGTTTTTGGGATTGGCCTTGGGGCAGGCCGTGGTCAAGGGCTTGACCCCGGCCGAGGTGGAAGGGATCCTCAAGCAGGCGGGTCTTGCCTACGAGAAGACGGGTGCCCAGGAGTTCCGTCTGGAGATGGCTGGCCTGACTAAGGTCTGGCTCTACCTGGATTTCTGCCAGGAGGAGCGGTGCGGGGTCCTGACCTTAAGCGCTGGCTTTACCCTGGAGGAGGTGCCGGACCTCGAGGCCGTGAACGCCTGGAATCGGGACCGCCGCCTCAGCCGGGCCTTTTTGGACGAGGGAGGAACCGTGTGGGTGGAATCGGACCTGGACCTCACGGGAGGGGTGAGCCTGGGGGCGGTGAGGGCTTTCTTGGACCTCTTCGCCGAGGAGATCCTTCCCGCCTTCATGGATCACATCGGGTTTGAGCCTTGA
- a CDS encoding NAD(P)/FAD-dependent oxidoreductase, whose product MVEEAEVVVLGAGVAGLTAAWLLKERGLRVRVVAQGLGEASRSPVALVNPLRGKRFTLANRGEEALEAALRFYGRFVPLHLGVYRPVPEGERGKVASRLGGLRHAWDEGGVWLEEAFWLEPRPLLAKLSEGLALLRARVLAWEPPYLWLEGGGRIRGEVLVYAGGGQGAHLLGLEGWHIPGLVLLLLDYFPRAISYRVYLAGSALGGSYLPHRSDPEAPPPTEGEVEWLLRGAEDLLGYRPRVASAWRGVRFRLDRPASPKGTDLPYLFPVEGGFALTGLGSTGFLYAPLLAERLAEALG is encoded by the coding sequence ATGGTAGAGGAAGCCGAGGTGGTGGTCCTGGGGGCGGGGGTGGCGGGGCTTACCGCCGCCTGGCTTCTCAAGGAAAGGGGTCTTAGGGTGCGGGTGGTGGCCCAGGGCCTGGGGGAGGCGAGCCGCTCCCCCGTGGCCCTGGTGAACCCCTTGCGGGGGAAGCGCTTCACCCTGGCCAACCGGGGGGAGGAGGCCCTCGAGGCGGCCCTGCGCTTTTACGGCCGCTTCGTGCCCCTGCACCTGGGCGTCTACCGCCCCGTGCCGGAAGGGGAGCGGGGAAAGGTGGCCTCCCGGCTTGGGGGGCTCAGGCACGCTTGGGACGAAGGGGGCGTTTGGCTGGAAGAGGCCTTCTGGTTGGAACCCAGGCCCCTTCTGGCAAAGCTTTCGGAAGGGCTTGCCCTCCTCAGGGCCCGGGTGCTGGCCTGGGAACCGCCTTATCTCTGGCTGGAGGGGGGAGGGCGGATAAGGGGGGAGGTGCTGGTCTACGCGGGGGGTGGGCAGGGGGCCCATCTTTTGGGGCTGGAGGGGTGGCATATCCCGGGCTTGGTCCTTCTCCTGCTGGACTATTTCCCCCGGGCCATCAGCTACCGGGTCTACCTGGCGGGAAGCGCCCTAGGGGGAAGCTACCTTCCCCATCGTTCTGATCCCGAGGCTCCCCCGCCCACGGAAGGGGAGGTGGAATGGCTTCTAAGGGGCGCGGAAGACCTTCTGGGCTACCGCCCCCGGGTGGCCTCCGCCTGGCGGGGGGTGCGCTTCCGGCTGGACCGCCCCGCTTCGCCCAAGGGTACGGACCTTCCCTACCTCTTCCCCGTGGAGGGCGGCTTTGCCCTGACGGGCCTCGGTTCCACGGGTTTTCTCTATGCGCCCCTTCTGGCGGAGAGGCTAGCGGAGGCTTTAGGCTAG
- the miaB gene encoding tRNA (N6-isopentenyl adenosine(37)-C2)-methylthiotransferase MiaB yields MRAHIITFGCQMNEYDSHLVASELVSLGWELVESVEEADFVLVNTCAVRGKPVEKVRSLLGQLRKEKERRGLLIGLMGCLAQLDEGQQMARKFGVDVLLGPGALTSLPEALKGNERFWDLTFKEDLLDYIPPPPKGALSAHVTIIRGCNHHCTYCIVPTTRGPEVSRHPDLILKEIEQLKAAGVVEVTLLGQNVNSYGKDQPGFPSFAELLRLVGGMGIPRVRFLTSHPVNFTDDILEAIAETPAITRYIHLPVQSGSDRVLRRMAREYRRAHYLERIRRIREVLPDAVLSTDIIVGFPGETEEDFQETLSLYDEVGYDQAYMFIYSPRPGTPAFKHFQDLPREVKVERLQRLIEKQKEWSYRRNQEWVGKTVEVLVRGVAKEEGFVQGHDRGNHPVLVPAHQAPTPGLYQVEIKQATPHLLFGEVVGAREPAPIPLPVA; encoded by the coding sequence ATGCGCGCGCACATCATCACCTTCGGATGCCAGATGAACGAGTACGACTCCCACCTGGTGGCCAGCGAGCTCGTCAGCCTGGGGTGGGAGCTGGTGGAGAGCGTGGAGGAGGCGGACTTTGTCCTGGTGAACACCTGCGCCGTGCGGGGCAAGCCCGTGGAGAAAGTTCGCTCGCTTCTAGGCCAGCTTCGCAAGGAGAAGGAGCGCCGGGGCCTTCTTATCGGCCTCATGGGCTGCCTGGCCCAGCTGGACGAGGGCCAGCAGATGGCCCGCAAGTTCGGCGTGGACGTGCTTTTAGGCCCTGGGGCCCTCACCTCCTTGCCCGAGGCCTTGAAGGGGAACGAGCGCTTCTGGGACCTCACCTTCAAGGAGGACCTCCTGGACTACATCCCCCCGCCCCCTAAGGGGGCCCTATCCGCCCATGTGACCATCATCCGCGGGTGCAACCACCACTGCACCTACTGCATCGTCCCCACCACCCGGGGCCCTGAGGTTTCCCGCCACCCGGACCTGATCCTGAAGGAGATCGAGCAGCTGAAAGCGGCGGGGGTGGTGGAGGTGACCCTCCTGGGCCAGAACGTGAACTCCTACGGCAAGGACCAGCCGGGCTTCCCCAGCTTTGCCGAGCTCCTCCGCCTGGTGGGGGGGATGGGCATCCCCCGGGTGCGCTTCCTCACCAGCCACCCGGTGAACTTCACCGACGACATCCTAGAGGCCATCGCCGAGACCCCCGCCATCACCCGCTACATCCACCTTCCGGTGCAATCGGGCTCCGACCGGGTGCTTAGGCGCATGGCCCGGGAGTACCGCCGGGCGCACTACCTGGAGCGCATCCGGAGGATCCGTGAGGTTTTGCCAGACGCTGTCCTTTCTACGGACATCATCGTGGGCTTCCCTGGGGAGACGGAGGAGGACTTCCAGGAAACCCTCTCCCTTTACGACGAGGTGGGCTACGACCAGGCCTACATGTTCATCTACTCCCCCCGGCCCGGAACCCCGGCCTTCAAGCATTTCCAGGACCTGCCCCGGGAGGTGAAGGTGGAAAGGCTACAGCGCCTCATTGAAAAGCAGAAGGAGTGGAGTTACCGCCGCAACCAGGAGTGGGTGGGGAAGACGGTGGAGGTGCTGGTGCGGGGGGTGGCCAAGGAGGAGGGCTTTGTGCAGGGGCACGACCGGGGGAACCATCCGGTGCTGGTTCCCGCCCACCAGGCTCCCACCCCGGGGCTTTATCAGGTGGAGATCAAGCAGGCTACCCCGCACCTGCTCTTTGGGGAGGTGGTGGGGGCCAGGGAGCCTGCCCCCATCCCCCTGCCCGTGGCCTGA